Below is a genomic region from Rhodohalobacter sp. 614A.
TTTGTGAAGCAATCTCCTCCTATCATTTATGTTTGGGGATTGACGCGCTTCGCTCGCAATGAATTTTACAATTCCTGTTCACAAAACTTCATACAATCCTCAAGCGTTTCAGCAACGCGCAGAATTTTTCTGTTTCCCGGTTTGATGAATCCAACATCCACAGCGTGATCAATCATCTGAATCAATGAATCGAAATAGCCGTTCAGATTATACACCACCACCGGTTTGCTGATGATTCCGATTTGATTCCAGGTAATGATTTCAAACAGTTCTTCGAGTGTACCGAATCCGCCGGGAAGGGCAAGAAAAGCGTCGGCACGATCTGCCATAATCGATTTTCGCTGATGCATTCCATCCACCGTAATGAGTTCTGTAATTCCCTTGTGAGCAACTTCCTTTTTGAAAAGATTCTTTGGAATAACACCCACAACCTCTCCGCCATTCTGCATGACAGAATCTGCCAGAACTCCCATAATTCCGCGAGACGCACCGCCGTAGACTAAATGATGGCCCCGCTTACACATCAATTCTCCCAAAGAGATAGCTTGTTCTTTAATCTTCTCATTCTTGCCAAGGGACGATCCGCAGTAAACACAAATATTCATATATATAAAAATTCAATCTTCGTCAGGTCAAGCGCATCTTGAGCGAAGCGAAAAGGAAGTCGAAACCTAATGCGGCCATCAGAAACCTTTCGACTTCGATACGCTGCTCTCAAAATGACATTTAGTAGTGCAGTCAAAGGAATTAATTTACAATCCCCACCAGGAAAAGACGAGCCAGTTTTCGGCAGAATCGGCGTATTGAGAAACCAACTCCCGATTGACTTGAGGAACTTGTTGTTCCATCTCGTCCTGTTGTTTCTCGTACTCCTCCAGATTCATGTTGAAGTTACCTTCACTCGCAGCTTCAGCAATTTGGTCGATATTATAGGAAAAGAGCTCCATTCCAAGTGCGTTGTAGAACGATTGCTGAACAAAGCGATACTCGGTTAGAGAGAAATCATGTTCATTGAGGGCTTCCACCTGGATTTGTTTGGCGTCGGAATAAAGATCAACAATATCGCCCCAGGCATTCATAATTTCGGTAAGGGTTGGTTCACGATTCTGAAGTTCAGAATCAAGCTCTTCGTATTTTTGTTCGAACTCGGCCAGGCGTTCTTCAATTCCACTTTGAATTTGTTGCTGGACAGATACAAATCGTTCAACCTGGTTTTCGGTCAGTTCATTATCAGCCGGAGGCTGGTAGGTCGACTGATTGTCGATCTGTTCATTTTTTTGATGAATTTCCTGCAGAGAAGAAACACTGCCCATTACAGGTTTGTAAACAAAATTGTAAGTAAGAAGGCCTCCGCCGATCAATACAACCAGCCCGATCACCAAACATCCGATTGCTATTTTTTTTCCCATAAGATATACCTGTCGTTTTTTAAGTTATATGCGAATAAGTTGAGAAAAATCTCTCATTGCCAACATTTTCCGATGATAGCCAAATCAACCGGCGATAGCCAGCATTCTATCCAGAATATTTTCGAGCTTTTCTGACAGGGTTTCAATTTCTTGTATGGTATTGTGCTTCCCAAAGCTGATGCGAATACTTGAATTAGCACGATTCTGGCTTAACCCGATTCCGCTCAATACGTGAGAGGGTTCCATCGCCCCGGATGTGCATGCCGAGCCGTTGGATACACAAATCCCCTCAATATCCAGGTTCAGCAAGAGCATTTCCCCGTCAAGACCTCTTCCGTCTGGCGAGAGGAAGGCAATATTCAGAATATGGGGAGCGGCGTTCGAACGGGGACCATTAACATAAAAGCGATCTCCAAATTGTTCTTCCAGCTTTTCAATGGCAGATTCCCGTAAATTCTGGAAGTGTTTTGTATTTGTATCCATCTCCTCAATGGCAAGTTCCATTGCTTTCGCAAGGCCTACAATTCCGGGAACGTTCGAAGTTCCGCCACGTCTTTTTCTCTCTTGCGATCCGCCTTGCAGCCAGGGCTCCCATGGCGTACCGTTTTTTACGTAAAGAACACCAATTCCTTTCGGGCCATAGATTTTGTGAGCACTTACACTCAAGGCGTGAAGGCCGATTTCTTTCACATTAATGGGAATCTTGCCAATACTTTGTACAGTATCTGAATGGAAAATCACATTTTTTTCCCTGCAAACGTCTGCAATCTCCTTAATGGGATTGATAGCCCCAACCTCATTATTCACATGCATCAGGCTGACAATCGCCGTCTCTTCAGAAATGGCTTCCTCAACCTGTTGGGCCGTTATTATTCCTTCCTCATTTGGTTGCAGATAAGTTACCGTAATTCCATGAGGTTCAAGTGATTCCGCCGGGTGAAGTACTGCATGGTGCTCAATCGGTGAAGTGATAATCTCCTTTTTTCCGGTTCCGGCTACAACGCCCTTTATAATTGCATTGTCACTTTCCGTGCCTCCGCTGGTAAAGATAATTTCAGACGGCTCGGCACCAAGCATTTTGGCGATGTTTTCCCGGGCATCTTCAATCGCTACTTTTGAGGTTCGCCCCAGTTGGTGGGCAGAATTGGCGTTTCCGTAACTTTCGGTCAGATACGGCATCATGGCTTCAAGCACTCTTTCATCAAGAGGTGTTGTTGCAGCATGGTCAAAATAAATAGAATTCATCCCTTTTTTGTTGGCTTAGCTTTTCAATTCACAAAATATCCAAAATGATTCTCAAATACAGGTTAAAATATCTTCTGATTATGGTGACTGTGAGACTCCCCATTCATCGGTTCCCCCCATAATTTTATCAGTTTAAGAGAGTCATCGGATGAAGGTCAGAGCAAAATCCATCATGTTAAGTTTGCTACATTCATATAGTAACCGATTAGGGATAAGAATTACGAAAAAATGGTCAACAATATTTTTTTGTTAAGTGCTAAAAAAGTGGAAGGAAACTTTCTTTTCGAGCATTTAAACCTGTATTTTTAAAAGAAATTGAACATCAATTTAAACAACTATCATAATGGCTAAACTAACACTGAAAGATGTTGACCTGAAAGGGAAAACAGTATTAATGAGAGTTGATTTCAACGTGCCGATTAAAGAGGGAGTAATATCTGACGATAACCGAATGGTGCAGGCGTTGAAATCCATCAATTTTGTAACCGATGCAGGAGCAAAATTGATTTTGACGAGTCACCTTGGCCGGCCAGCGGATGCGCCCGATCCTGAATTTAGTTTGAAACCGGTTGCCGAACATCTCAAGACTTTGGTTGATGTACCCGTACATTTTGCAAGTGATTGTATTGGCGAAGAACGGGAAAAAGTAGTAAACGAAGCCAAACCCGGAGAAATCGTATTGCTCGAAAATGTGCGATTCTATGCCGAAGAGAAAAAGAACGATTCCGGCTTTGCTGAAAAACTTGCCAAAGGCGCCGATCTTTTTGTGAACGATGCGTTTGGAAGCAGCCACAGGGCACATGCTTCTGTAGCAGGCGTAACGGATTATTTGCAGCCGGCCGTTTCAGGATTTCTGCTTGAGAAAGAGATAAAATACCTCGAGGAAAGTGTAAATAACCCCGAACGTCCGTTTGTAGCGATTCTTGGCGGAGCAAAAGTTTCCGACAAAATCGGTGTGATAGAAAACCTGCTTGGGAAAGTAGACAACATCCTGATTGGCGGCGGTATGACGTATACCTTCTACAAAGCCAAGGGACTACCGATTGGAAACTCTCTCGTTGAAGAGGATAAAATTGATTTGGCAAAAGAGCTGCTTGAAAAAGCCGAAGAAACCGGCGCCAACGTGATGCTCCCGGTTGATTCCGTTGTAGCCAAAGAGTTTAAAAATGATGCCGAACATAAAGTAGTTGGCGAAGACGGAATTGAAGACGGCTGGATGGCATTAGACATCGGTCCTGAAACAACAATTGCATTTGGAAACACCATCAAAAATGCAAAAACGGTTGTGTGGAACGGACCCATGGGCGTTTTCGAAATGTCGAACTTTGCGGATGGAACGATCGAAGTTGCCAAAGCTCTGGCTGAAGCAACCAAACAAGGCGCAACCACTATTATTGGCGGGGGAGATTCTGCATCCGCGATTAAGGTGGCGGGACTTGAAGATGAAGTTTCCCACGTTTCAACCGGTGGGGGAGCAAGCCTCGAATATCTCGAAGGAAAAGAGCTTCCGGGTGTTGCTGTTTTGACGGATAAATAAATATTCGACCTTACATCGTATTTGCTAAAGGCCATTTTGAGTTGAACTCGGAATGGCCTTTTTTTGTGCCTTCCTACATCTTCTCAGTTGCCAAAAAGCTTCATTTTGATTTATTTACATAAGTATAGAGGTCTGGTTTTGGTATTTAAAATTATTCATCGAGTAAAAATAAGTTTCGTTATGAAGATTGCCCGCTTTTTGTATCTGCTATTTGCTTTAACAATTATGCTTGGAGCAAATTTATATGCTCAAGACTATCCTCAACCTTTTCCGGATCCCCGGGTTCAAGATCCGCCGGATGACTGGCTACTTGAGATATTCCTCAATAATTCATTTAGAATAGGCGGAGTGGAAACGGGAATCTCAACTTATGGCGGGCAAGTTGGTTTGCCAGTACTTTGGGCAGGAGATCAGTTAAAAATTGTTCCCACGCTGGGGTGGTTTTGGGATACTCCGAATGGATGGGGAGCAGAAGCTGCCCTCGGCGGAAGAGTTTTGTACTATCTTAGCAAGCAAGAAGATTTGGAGAGGGGAAATATGAATCCATACGCCGGAGGTTTTTCTTTGATGCAGGGAAGCGGTCTTCATAATAGCGGAATTGCCATTGGGCTTGAGCCGCGTATCTCAAAATATTTCAAGCTTGGTTTTGAAATACAAGCGGGACTCAGATCCAGGCATGAGGAAGACAAAGCTTTTGGAGGTGCCGCCATTACAATTGGTTTGGGATGGTGATGATCTTGATTTTTTCTACTCATGACACAGGTTCTGCGTCTTGGATTAAAACTTCGGCAGGAATCCCCAGCTTTTTATACAGCAGTTTAATTTGACGAAGAGAAAGCGAGCGTTTGCCCGAGAGTATTTCACTGGCCCGGGATTTCGAGCCTAATATTTTAGCCAAATCTTTTTGTTCCATTCCCAATTGTTCCATACGAAATTGAATGGCTTCAACCGGTTTTGGTGCTTCAATTGGGAAGCTTTTTTTCTCGTATTCATCTACCAAAATGCCAAGAATTTCCAGTTCATCTCCTTCTTTACTTCTGGGTTTTGCATCAAAGATTTCTTCGATACGCTCTAATGCTTTTTGATAATCTTCTTCGGTATGTATGGGTTGAATATACATGATTAATATCCGTTTTAAATTGTCGTTGCATCAATTTTGTCGTATTCAGCATGAGTACCTACAAAACGGATGAATACTTGCCCGTAATCATAATTAATTTTGACTTCTAACCGATAATTATTGCCCTTGATATTGAATACCACTCGATTGTCAGAAAGAATACCGGCATGTGGATAGGTTCTCTTTATATCAGAAGGGGATTTCCATTGGGAGTTTTCCGCTTCAGAAAACCACGCCTTTAAAGCACTTTCACTATCCGAATGATGAATCCAAAACTCACGTAATGTTTTTCGGGCAAATACTCGCATAGAAGAATATAGAAAGTTCCCTTATTGGGAACAAGTGAAGGGTGGGTTACGTAACGGCCTGCGGTTTAACCGGCTTGGCCTTTTTGGTCAGTAATGTAATTAAATCTCGAAATTTCTTTTAGCCAACCAATTTTGAAACTGACAAACAGCGGCCAAGTCCGCGTTGAAACCGTTGTTATAGGGCCGGACTATGATATAAAAAAAGCAGCCCGTCCCGGCTGCTTCGTGGCTTTTATCTCAATGTATATGAGACAAAAGCATGCGCTTGTGTGTGATTATTATGCTAGACGGAGCGCAAAATATTAATAAACCTCTTCACTTTTCTTTGCTTCCAGTGCTTTTCCAAAATCAAAGCCAGTCCATTTAGTAAACCAATTCTTTTTATAGTTAATTATTGCTGATCGCAAGAGACCATCTTGGCCTGTCAAACCGTACAGATTGAAGAGTTCATTTTTAAAATTTCGTTCTAAAAAGGGACATGAAATTAAGTCAAGAAGCATGAGAGTTAATTCACTTGATTTACCCCTATTTTCAAAACTAACTTTTTTAAATTTCGACAAGATGTGTTTTCTAAGAATAAGTTTTATTGGTCTATAACGCTTCTTGTTTTCAA
It encodes:
- a CDS encoding TIGR00730 family Rossman fold protein — encoded protein: MNICVYCGSSLGKNEKIKEQAISLGELMCKRGHHLVYGGASRGIMGVLADSVMQNGGEVVGVIPKNLFKKEVAHKGITELITVDGMHQRKSIMADRADAFLALPGGFGTLEELFEIITWNQIGIISKPVVVYNLNGYFDSLIQMIDHAVDVGFIKPGNRKILRVAETLEDCMKFCEQEL
- a CDS encoding cysteine desulfurase family protein — protein: MNSIYFDHAATTPLDERVLEAMMPYLTESYGNANSAHQLGRTSKVAIEDARENIAKMLGAEPSEIIFTSGGTESDNAIIKGVVAGTGKKEIITSPIEHHAVLHPAESLEPHGITVTYLQPNEEGIITAQQVEEAISEETAIVSLMHVNNEVGAINPIKEIADVCREKNVIFHSDTVQSIGKIPINVKEIGLHALSVSAHKIYGPKGIGVLYVKNGTPWEPWLQGGSQERKRRGGTSNVPGIVGLAKAMELAIEEMDTNTKHFQNLRESAIEKLEEQFGDRFYVNGPRSNAAPHILNIAFLSPDGRGLDGEMLLLNLDIEGICVSNGSACTSGAMEPSHVLSGIGLSQNRANSSIRISFGKHNTIQEIETLSEKLENILDRMLAIAG
- a CDS encoding phosphoglycerate kinase; the protein is MAKLTLKDVDLKGKTVLMRVDFNVPIKEGVISDDNRMVQALKSINFVTDAGAKLILTSHLGRPADAPDPEFSLKPVAEHLKTLVDVPVHFASDCIGEEREKVVNEAKPGEIVLLENVRFYAEEKKNDSGFAEKLAKGADLFVNDAFGSSHRAHASVAGVTDYLQPAVSGFLLEKEIKYLEESVNNPERPFVAILGGAKVSDKIGVIENLLGKVDNILIGGGMTYTFYKAKGLPIGNSLVEEDKIDLAKELLEKAEETGANVMLPVDSVVAKEFKNDAEHKVVGEDGIEDGWMALDIGPETTIAFGNTIKNAKTVVWNGPMGVFEMSNFADGTIEVAKALAEATKQGATTIIGGGDSASAIKVAGLEDEVSHVSTGGGASLEYLEGKELPGVAVLTDK
- a CDS encoding helix-turn-helix domain-containing protein, which encodes MYIQPIHTEEDYQKALERIEEIFDAKPRSKEGDELEILGILVDEYEKKSFPIEAPKPVEAIQFRMEQLGMEQKDLAKILGSKSRASEILSGKRSLSLRQIKLLYKKLGIPAEVLIQDAEPVS
- a CDS encoding type II toxin-antitoxin system HigB family toxin, producing the protein MRVFARKTLREFWIHHSDSESALKAWFSEAENSQWKSPSDIKRTYPHAGILSDNRVVFNIKGNNYRLEVKINYDYGQVFIRFVGTHAEYDKIDATTI